The DNA window cgaatatgaaatgatagtatagcgtgaaattgaattattcattgggaaatgattaatgtagattcggccaagacaatgtgtatacatgatagtatatgtgatatgtgaagtatatttggataattgtgatgtgaatgtatatatatgtgataaggcctaatggccgatgtgatgaatgtgaaagtgtatatatgtgataaggccgaatggccaatgtgatgaatgtgaaagtgtatatatatgtgataaggcctaatggccgatgtggtgaatgtgaaagtgtgtgatgaatgtgaaagtgtatatatatgtgataaggcctaatggcggatgtgatgaatgtgaaagtgtatatatgtgataaggcctaatagccgatgtgatgaatgtgaaagtgtatatatgtgatgaggcctaatggccgatgtgatgaatgtgaaagtgtatatatgtgataaggccgaatggccaatgtgatgaatgtgaaagtgtatatatatgtgataaggcctaatggccgatgtgatgaatgtgaaagtgtatatatatgtgataaggcctaatggccgatgtgatgaatgtgaaagtgtatatatgtgataaggcctaatagccgatgtgatgaatgtgaaagtgtatatatatgtgataaggcctaatggccgatgtgatgaatgtgaaagtgtatatatgtgataaggcctaatagccgatgtgatgaatgtgaaagtgtatatatatggtgaggcctaatggccgatgtgatgaatgtgaaagtgtatatatgtgataaggccgaatggccaatgtgatgaatgtgaaagtgtatatatatgtgataaggcctaatggccgatgtgatgaatgtgaaagtgtatatatatgtgataaggcctaatggccgatgtgatgaatgtgaaagtgtatatatatgtgataaggcctaatagccgatgtgatgaatgtgaaagtgtatatatatgtgataaggcctaatggtcgatgtgatgaatgtgaaagtgtatatatgtgataaggcctaatagccgatgtgatgaatgtgaaagtgtatatatgtgatgaggcctaatggccgatgtgatgaatgtgaaagtgtatatatgtgacagagccgagtggccaacgtgatggatgtgaaagtgtataaatgtgataactcccgaagggcaattgtgtcagtactatatccgggttaaaaccccgcaggctttatgcgagagtattatcctgattaatgtccgtaggcttcgtgctcgtactatatccgagctttaaagacccgacggctaaatgctaggattcaagtaagactttgatattgagtatctgcattaagttaccatcaaataagtattatgtattcaagatgttcaggtacgtattacttactcatcggtggagtgatttcgaggtgaattatcagtatcaaagaggtaggtaaatgtgattaatattataactccaaatgtgagaatgtgctttggaaatattttaccatctaggtcattattattcgaaagtatatatgtggcagccaagtgttgcgtttaatgatattatagatcgagatgaagctctagattaacttcatcgaacagttgaaatgaatgaccaataatagtgattgagaacactttgtcttgcttaaaacttactaagcattaaatgcttactccgttctttgaatctctgttttatagattttggttcgtcagctatcggactcgggattattgaagtcgaagtcgcccacactatcaaagcccttttggtacacttttggttgaactctaaaaatggcatgtataggactacccttttgtagtgggtcatggaccctttggatttgtataattttggatagccatgagaaaatggcttatatatgtttgagcataatgttataatcatttggtatggatatggttattgagaggtgtggatatgcttaacaaggattggccatgggaatggttaatcactatcataatttgtgctatttatgctaaaagggttagttgaatcatggaaactatgaaataggtaaagtctaccttaaaggcagatgctgacagcagcagtgatgtagatttggaaaatcactaaaaatagtaggaatagaattaaatagtgaataaattatttaaatgaaccttgatgaatccactttcatatggaagaaacgaaacggtcatatgagtggtatgttaagagataattaggttttcgtgagacagggccagaacggtttctggattccctattccgactttggaaattcattataaattaaccagagataattaggagtcatgccatatatgtatagattcctatttgagtctagtttctatagaaacaaacagcatcagcattgaagccctgtacagggagatatccaaattgtaatgcatgaaggtcagtgtagtcgcaccctgtaacaggggagactttaactaataaactgtactaattggccggaccagaaattctagaaaaaaatatgttgatggacatatgagtctagtttcagggaaaaattacgaaactgattttcgagttttagaacttaagatatgatttttaaggtgacagtgacacagttagccaactgcctggaaatttttaaattggaccgcaaagaagtgatttaagtctgcaaacccctcgtgtccgactccggcgacgaactcgggtacggggtgttacaagtgaaataaaaaatagtataactatctcaaagttttaagtgactatgacgtgtttgatatttatatattaaataatttcttatataatcgtaaaagagattgtattaattttaaagtattgaattaattatcattatagtttagggatTATAGGTTTAGGTATTATTGTTTATGGTTTacggtttaagggttggggtttaggatttagtggttagtggtttagggtttatatttcACGATTCAAGGTTTAAGGGATAaaggtttaagggtttagggtttagattaattagtgtttttaatttatatattaaataatttcttatataattgtaaaagagataattttaattttaatatattaaaattatgattatagttgaaattatttaagagataataagtaaactttatatatattaaatgatttaggatttaaggtttacgatgaaattttatataatcaattaatgcttttatatttaaaaatatttaatctaaattatttgatatatttaaatattaaatttaaaaacattgataaataaaaaaatagtaaaattttttagCAAAACGATATCATAGGCGCAAAATcattttactttaaaaagaaTTGCGCCTTGTTTTCCCTAAATTTCCCCCCTAAACCCCTAATTTTCCCCCTAAAATTGGTATCCTCAAAACACCCTTTAGGTGTTTCTCTCTGCCACCACGTCTTTCATCATCATCGTTCCCTACTTTTGCTACTTTAAGCTCCTCTTCTTCTCAACCACCGTCTTTGTTTTTCTCTCATTTATCGTCTTTGTTTTTCTCTCATTTATCCGGTCGGTGTATTTTTCAGGAAAATCCAAATTTTCCCGAAAGATCTTCAGCAAAGGAGTCATCGCTTACGACAACAATCTCGCCGATGCCGATTTCTTCAACAACTTCGAAGACGATTTTGATGACTCTGATATCGAATTGCAGTCACAGTTATAAGAGTTCTCATGCATGGTCCCAAAAGCAAAGAAAATGTTGATACTATTATTGAAAGGTATGTCTCATttactttttttctcttttccccctTTATTTAGATATTAAAGAATCAGAATGAAGTTTATCTTCTCACTCTTTTACTATACCAGCAATATGTATAATCAGATTCGTGATTCAGGTGGTCCAGAGAGCAAAATGATGGATTACTGTACGgagtttatttcttctttttcttttctttctggaCTCAGTTGAACGTGCCCACCTTTTGCTTCtttaatttttctcatttcaaggcttttattttgtttcatattttaGGCAACCAATTTTTTTATCCCTTCCCTTTGCCATTTAACATTCCAGTTATTGGCTTTTTAACCCTTAAATGGTACTGAGTTTGTTCTATTTCTTTGTGAAGGTGTGCTGGTGCAGGGCATTTACGAATGATATCCTCCATTATAGTAAGGAACTTGAGAAGGTCCCAAGCGACGATGATGAGAATCGAGCATACATCATGGATATGGGTGTTAAGGATATGAGGTTAGTTATTACATAGTTGCATCTAAAGCAAACTACAATTTTACTGCCTCAATCAAGTAGCATGTCAATTAGTGTTTGTGTATTGATTGATGGATTCAACTTGAACTTCAAATCCACGCTCCTGCATTTAGTCGGTTTTCATAATGGGCTTTACAATTCAAATGTATGTAATGTATGTAAGCATGTATGTATGATGTAGAGGTCTCAAGCTTCTTTTATCTTACAAATGACTGCATTTCTTTTGGCATTGTTTCAGGGACATTCTTCATATTTTCAGCCTTTTGCTGTGCAAATTTCATCCTATTAGCGATAATGGTACTCGAGTCTAAAGGACGAACACTAGAGGAAATACAAGCATCAGTTATTCATTCTTCAGTTTGAAATGCCATCAGCAATTTGCTTTAAAATTTGATATGTCTTGCTGGGTTTTTGTGCTGTGTCTTGGTAGAGTATCtatcttattttatgttttatgtttatttttttgtagTAACTTGGGATAACAGTTAGTATTTACATTTGGTTTTAGTTGTTCTCATGTTTTTTTATAGGATTTATAGCGAGTTTGTTGATGTATATGATGCCTTTGtgctttttttttacaaatataatctCTTCTGTTGATGAATGGAATTCCAAAACTAGTACTGATTACTGTATGAACTGCAGATTGTTTTGACTCATGAACATGCTGATGCAGTTCTTGGTCTGGATGATATACGTGTTGTGCAACCACACAGTCCTACGAATGATATCGACCCCACTGTAATTTATCTAACTCAGTACGCGATGGATAGGTATAATATGgggttttttaattattcatgGGGTCATTGATCATAGCCTACAAATTGCTTGTTATGCTGATTCATTATCAAGACATCTGTTGTTTCACATGTTTTTTATAATGTGAGAGGCTACTGATTTAACATGCTTTTAAGTAGGCTATACAAAATTGAAGGTTATTTCCCAAGCAAGCTATCAATAGCAAAAAGGATCTGTTCTGGGTTTATGATGTCTATAGCAATGTTGGATGATGTTTACTTTGTATGTCCCTAAACAGCGTTGcttcaaaatttccatatttggTTTGGAAGAAACTTAGAGAAGGCCAAGAAGTAAGGCAGGTGGCACAACTTGACTGGAGGATAATTGAGGATGACTATGACAAACCATTTGTTGCTTCAGGACTAAAATTTGTTCCTTTACCAGTTAGTATGCTTTCTTGAGATAGTATCTAGTTTCCACCTTATCGTTTATGCCTAAGTGTTTAATCATACTTTTGATGCAGGTGATGCATGGAGAAGATTATATTTGTTTAGGTTTTCTTTTTGGTGAAAAGTCTAAAGTGGCTTATATTTCTGATGTCCCACGTTTTCCTTCAAACACAGAGTATGGTAGGTGTTGCTTTTGCACCTTTTCATGTTggcacacatgcatttacacctTTAATACATTTTTTCTCCTTCTTGTGATGTTAAATATGGTGGGGACACTTCTATTTTCTACATGTTACTTTTAGTAGCTTGTCAATGTTAAAGTTGTAAGAATATATGTTTATTGGATTTTCCTCATGACTTAACAATTGAAGAGCCCTTCAAgcatttgttttaatattttactcaAATCCTTTTTTTTGTCACTTGAGACAGATTATTGTTGTCAACCTTAATGAAAGTGCTTCTCTGCACGGTTCACAAACAAGAAACCTCTTATGACTTGACTAAAAATTCAAAAGATAAGATAGTTTGGGATCATCTCATTATGCATTTACTCTGATCTCTTGATATTGAGTGCAACTTGGTGAAAAGAAAGCACATGTTTTCTCACTTTTATGAATTGTttgtttgtgatttttgttttcatGGTAAAATATGTTACGTCATGAATTGTGTTTGATCAGAATATTATGTTCACAGTTATTTCCAAAAGCGGCAGTGGCCAATTGGATCTTCTGATAATGGATTGTTTGTACAAGGTGTGTTACTCCCttgcttctttctttttcacagtTGTTGAATacttttcttcatctttttttgTTAGTGAATTGTCTAGAAttagaaaaatacaaaaagacAATCTTAATCCATGCTGATTCTTTCATAACCTATCTGCATCTATGTATGTGCTGCTGTGCATATTATGTTCTTTCTTGTTACATCACTGTGTTGTACCGTAGGTTATTGTTTAACATGGTTGAAAGGCCATGTGTGGATTTGCTTTTGGGTTACAAATGGTGGCTTATTTAATTGTAAGTCCTGAAAAAGTTATTAGTATTAACTCGATTTTCAGAAACTTCAAAACTACTATTATAGAGATATAATGaatatagaaattaattaaatggttatgaaaattttgagatgtttccTTTGTCTGATTATCACGGATATCTTAGTAATTTTTTTTGATGAATGTACACTGCAATAGTAAAATTACTCttctgttttattatttattgtatttttaattgtatatatCTTCTTTGAACTAATGTTTTATGTTTTCTGCATGGCAGAAAGGATCCCATAACGTTCACTTATGCTTACCTCAGGTTTGttctaaatttttccaaaaattgggctgcccagaaaaaaaaacttgaaataggTTTACTTAGTACTAGTTAAATCGGGCTTGATTTTagataaatctaattattatCTTTAAGCATGATATGTTCTAATACTTTGATTTAAGCTGTTGATGTATGTATTCTGACTACGGAATCTCATGTTCAAATATTCTACAAAGAAGCTAATTAGGAGATTCTGCAATTGTTGATGGTAATTGGAATTTAAGAATATAGGCTTAAGGGTTTAATTGGAATTTAAGCATGGTatgttctaatattttaaatttatattgatgaATACTTTCCACCTATATTGACTTAAGTGAGTAGATATATCAGTAGTGTacatttttttattccacaaacaaTCTTAAAAAGTtgagatattatttttttagatgtattttttaataatttactataaCATTATAAGACACCTAATTTACTATAACATTATAAAACAATCTTAAAAAGTTGAACTAATTTACTTATCTTTGCCATGTTCACTATGGTTTGAACAGATTAAGTTACTATTATTTTCATGCAGAGCATGTAAGAGCCAAATTTGCGGTTCAAATTCGAAGCCATGCTCAAAAGTTTTTCTCTAAGGCTTATTGCTTTGAGTTTATTACAAGATTTCCTTGATTAAGAAAATgcattgtatattttattaccttgcatatgtattatttattttagttttgattgtaaatttttatttttactaaagtGTTCTAACTttttgattttaattgtgttattaatttattattttaaattctaaatttaaattcattaatttttatttttatatttagatttaaagttaaaattttagtagaaaatttaatttaaataatattttttatttatccttaaaatataatataatatttatcatagaaataaatattatttgaaaaaaaatatttttttaaaagatatatttttagcggcgtttgtatgaaaagcgccgttaaaggtctattctatagcggcgtttgtgggaaaagcgtcgttaaaggtcatggtctttagcggtgtttgtgggaaaagcgccgctaaagatcatggtcTTTAATGGTGTTTTTGGCGACGTTTAGCGTCGCAAATACTTTTAGCAACGCTAAAatgcgccgctaaaggcctaaaaaagcgccgctaaaaatctattttggtgtagtgaaatTAAACCAAAATCCAAAACTAATCCCAATTACATATAGCCATCAATACATCAACATCAATCAATCTCATTGAAACTGTAGTATCCATTAAAATGAAATCAATCAAGAAAACATGTCACTCCATTTCATTAAAGTTAttacaaactaaaaaaaaaagctaGAAAACAGTGAAAAAAAAACTacattaactaataaactgttgATAAGAAACGTATATAAACATGCAAAAGAAtagattttaaaaaagaaaaagaaaaacacatgTCTAACCTTCATAGATGAACTCGAACGTTAAAACCCACGTGCCAAAACCAACCTGGAAAAATAGATTTTCATTATTATAAATCTTTGAACTTTGCTTGTCAACTTTTTTTTCCAatatttcttttttcctcttcgcTCTTTTCATGCTGCAAATAAATACAGGCAGAGCAAGAAAAAAAactgtgaaaaaaataaaattaaaaaagaacaaataagaCAAAGCAAAGAAAACTTTAGTTACTTTGAAAGAGAGAACTTAGCTTTCATGGATACGAAAAAGTGGCCTAATAAGGGATCAAATAATAAAAAGGCCGAACAAAGCAAAGCGGAGAGCATGTGGAATTTTGATTATTATGAGCTCACTCAATCATCTCTACTTCACAATCCAAACTCAAACAAAATGCAAATCTCTACTGTTCTGAAACGCCATATATGTCTAcaattttcttatatatatatatatcaaccaaagtGTACTGACCATGTACTACCACCCTAAATTACTTGCAAAATAAATCACTACCAGTAAGGGCAGCGCACAACTCAAGCAATTTCtttaatcatcaaaatataaTCTTCATCAGAAAGTGAAAGCTGATTATATCAAAATCGGGAAGTGAAGCTGATTTCTGTTTGGACTATGatgaacataaataaattaatttatgctATAAGATTAGATATGCTACctatttattcataaaatcaaactGATTCTATCATGTGCCAACTgagatcaaagaaaaaaaatcattaataataataataataataataaaggaatccCCCAAATCATGCCATCTATAGAACAATCATTAGCCAGCGAGTTTAGCAACTAAATCAAGGACAAACTTTAAGCTTGCCATGAAAGAATCTTTATTATAGCTAAAAACCCAACATCCCTAACATTAAAAGTCAgcagatgaagaagaaagatatTTACTTAACCATAACTACACAAAACATATTATCCACAAAACCAAAacaggaagaaaaaaaataaattgaattttaattaatatagaaTTAGACTAATTTTTCAATATAAAGCATTCTACGTAAATTTCAAAAGGACCAGTACCTAAGACAACCACAGATTCCAAAAGATGGTTCACTTCAGCAGCTAATAAAAGCAAAAATAAGCTTTTTGTGGCATTAAGATTTTTCatcttatttcaaaattttttaattaattacaacaaGTATAAGAAATGATGCTAATCTCAGCATAAAATAATAACTCCAGGAAGAAAAAAAGACTAATACCGaagtaaatttttattggatGTTGAAATGACACATCACGAACATGTCCAAATTTGTCATGAGGGCATCATGAAGAGCACTTAACTTCTGTAAAACATAACAAGTTATTAAGCATAAAGGCATATGTACAAAAAAGATCACTTTTATGActtgatataataaaaaaatttaacataaacatacatgcataagacAGCTATATCACTAGAAAAATGCCTATACAAAAAAAGGTTGTAACGTATTAAGAGACACTTCTTTTTCCCTTTCAAACATatggttttgtttttattttttcttgcatGCTTGACCATGGAAGACATCATTGtactatttataaaattttcaattacgATTTAATCTAATGCTAATTTAATTactacaaaaatttaaaatcaacagTTCTTATTGTAAAGGCATTTATGCCTttcatatatatgtaaaattttaagaaataaatagtttaaaaattataaaatttttagaaaaataaaaatagacgAGGGTTAATTTGAGGGATTTTGAACCTGGTGGATTTTGAGAACAAGGTTAGGGTGCAATTTCTTCTGCCAAACCTCGTACTTCCCTTCTAAACCGTCAACCTCAATTTCATACTTATTTTTtgtgttaattaaaaaaaaggaagtaCGGaacaaaaaagtaaattaaaattctatactagtgggaaaaaaaagaaagaacactTACAGCCCAAAAATCTGAAAGTAATCGATGCATAAAGCAACGGGTCGAATGCTCTTGCAAGAATCAGAATAGAGGAACATCATTGTTCTAGTCTTGGATGCGACGCAGTTCCAACACCTTTTTGTTGAAGAATCGAGCTTTGCGGCGAATTGGGAGCTTAAATTTTGAAAGGAAAAGTTTGAATTTGGGAGAAAATGGAAGGCATAGCATGGAGGAACCCGATAAGAAATAAAGGGATTTGGAAAATTGGGGGTTTGGATCACAAAGGGATTGGAAGTTTGGGAATTGGGGAAAATAATTTGGGGAAGAATAACTTAGGGAAATTTAGGGGAAACGAAGTTAGGAAATTGGGGAAATGAAGTCGGGGAAATCTGACATGGGGAAAACTAAAGGAAATACGGGGTTAATAAAACGATGTCATTTAggttagattttttaaattttgcagCGATTCTtaataagcgccactaaaagcaTAGGAAAAAGCGGTATCGTTTGGGAACTATTAAAACCTATTTATGGCGTTTTCTGCTGAAGCGCCACTAAAGCATAGTCTTTTGCGGTGTTTtcaaaaaaacgccactaaaattttgcatcaaaacGTAATGTTTTGCACTATCAGGCACAAATTTTGTGGCACTTTTTACAAAAGCACCACTAATTTCTATCCTTTTGCGGCGTTTGgtgaaaaacgccactaagaaCACAGATCACAACGCAACGTTTTGCCATTTCTGAAAcaaatttgtggcgtttttcaatAAATGCCACTAGAAACACAAAATAAAATGTCAGCGTTTTGCATACTCTGacatatttgtggcattttttactaaaacgccactaatgcataaacactaaaataactttatttttttatcatttttatcaaaatccctaacccttaaaccctaatatcctaacccTTAAAACCATATTTAAACACTAAGACTCTGACTATAAAAACTAAACTCCAAAGAACAAACTTAAACACTaaattctaaaccctaaactcctaACCCTTatcttttaaaccctaaatcataaaacataaaacctaaacccctaacccctcttttacaattatataagaacttaattaatatataaattaaaaaatactacttaatataaaccttaaaccctaacctaaccccgaatctctaaaccttaaatcactaactcttaacctctaacccctaacccctaacccctaacccctaacccctaacccctaactacTAAgccctaaaccttatttaatatataaattaaaaaacactaattaatctaaacgcTAAAACctaaccctaacccctaaaccttatttaatataaattaaaacaactaattaatctaaaccttaaaccctaacctgaCATTGAATCTATAAACTCTAAATCTCGAACTCTTaatctctaacccctaacccctaaatcacaacccttaaccagaatccctaatccataatccctaattccaaaatttataaaccttaaaattgtaactcctaaaccggccttaaatcctaaattaaccatataccctaaaccatatatattaaaccctaaactataatgataattaattaaatattttaaaattaatactatcgtatcttttacaattatatatgaaattatttaatatataaattaaaaatcaatcagtcatgtacccaaaaaattttaaaattattttaaataatagtattttaatttttctatttttaacaaatatttttctatgttttttatttcaaattatttctacatgtcattatttcaaatttatccatttttaacaaatattcaattaaaaataaattgaattttaattaatataaataaacattaaatgtAAATaggcaaataattttttttgcggcaccttttcaaaaacgccgctaaagccctgagcattaacAACGAGtattggaaaacgccgctaaagctctgagcattagcggcactttttaaaaacgccgctaaatgcccgagcattagcgacgctttttcaaaaacgccgcttaagccccgagcattagcggcgcttttccaaaaacgccgctaaagccccaaAAGATCAGAAGACGATGTCGTTGTGCTTAGGTTTTTTATGCTAGTTTTTAGCGGTGCTTTCGATCTTTAGCGACGTTTtgtgtaaagcgccgctaatgctcaatttttagcggtgttttttattcaaacgccactaaaaataccGCTAaaggcctgttttggtgtagtgtaaaATCAAACCCTTTTcttcgtcttcttcttcttcttttggcttgtaacacctttaacccataACCGTCGtcggattagagttacgaggcattactgtatAAAATACAGTTCAGCACAGTCatttatttaatcacatatttgAACCAACTAACATGCAACAAAGCCGTATTACATGTACTTTATAAATATAACATACGAACCATAAAGGCATCGCATTCATGGTATTcgaatacataaattaaattcaagcatattttattccatatatcaatcacatatatcacCTCATTCTTTAGTATACATCTATTTCAATGGCTAATTATTATACAAGCCATTTTATATACCTATGCACTTCCACATAACGAGTTAAAACAAATCATATTATACCATTTATTAGTTATCCAAATATGATTCATTAGCAAACATTAACAAATAGTTAAATATAATTCTTATACATTACCAAAATTCATGTGCATTCCACCATAACAAAATTACCCATTTTGAGCACAAATAACAAATCAAGCATACCAATTTCGCAAACAAAATATCATGTCAAAACATCTTATATTCAACAAATCAATACCCTCATAAATCATATTAATACCGCAATTAAATTTTACACTAATTATACCAAATGCCAAAATCTCATGCTTATCAAAATGAACCAAGTACCATAGCCGAATATAAATATGCATAATATATGTATCATAATTTATCTCACCTAATGACCAAAGCAATTTTCATCATTCACAAAACAACTTACAAGGCAATttatacatcaaaacataggtTATTAATAAGACACACCAAATAGCCAAATTCACATGGCATAGCATAGTCATCACATAGAAAATACGAACACATACCAACATTAACATTTAACCGAATAATTAACCACATGAAAATATCAAATTTGCTGAATCTCAAGATAGATTATAGACATCATCTATCATTTATCAATGCAcaaaataatcatttatataGTCAAAGTAACTTCCAATAATTACACCATTTACTAACCAACTCGCATGGATAGAACCACTACTCATAAATACATCCATCAACTACATTGACATCACTCAAACCGGTTCATAAAATTATACATCGCACAAGATATACCATATAA is part of the Gossypium hirsutum isolate 1008001.06 chromosome D11, Gossypium_hirsutum_v2.1, whole genome shotgun sequence genome and encodes:
- the LOC107920980 gene encoding putative hydrolase C777.06c isoform X1; translation: MVLESKGRTLEEIQASIVLTHEHADAVLGLDDIRVVQPHSPTNDIDPTVIYLTQYAMDSVASKFPYLVWKKLREGQEVRQVAQLDWRIIEDDYDKPFVASGLKFVPLPVMHGEDYICLGFLFGEKSKVAYISDVPRFPSNTEYVISKSGSGQLDLLIMDCLYKVCYSLASFFFTVVEYFSSSFFVSELSRIRKIQKDNLNPC
- the LOC107920980 gene encoding putative hydrolase C777.06c isoform X2; translation: MVLESKGRTLEEIQASIVLTHEHADAVLGLDDIRVVQPHSPTNDIDPTVIYLTQYAMDSVASKFPYLVWKKLREGQEVRQVAQLDWRIIEDDYDKPFVASGLKFVPLPVMHGEDYICLGFLFGEKSKVAYISDVPRFPSNTEYVISKSGSGQLDLLIMDCLYKKGSHNVHLCLPQVCSKFFQKLGCPEKKT
- the LOC107920980 gene encoding putative hydrolase C777.06c isoform X4, which produces MVLESKGRTLEEIQASIVLTHEHADAVLGLDDIRVVQPHSPTNDIDPTVIYLTQYAMDSVASKFPYLVWKKLREGQEVRQVAQLDWRIIEDDYDKPFVASGLKFVPLPVMHGEDYICLGFLFGEKSKVAYISDVPRFPSNTEYVISKSGSGQLDLLIMDCLYKKGSHNVHLCLPQSM
- the LOC107920980 gene encoding uncharacterized protein isoform X3 — encoded protein: MSCWVFVLCLVLGLDDIRVVQPHSPTNDIDPTVIYLTQYAMDSVASKFPYLVWKKLREGQEVRQVAQLDWRIIEDDYDKPFVASGLKFVPLPVMHGEDYICLGFLFGEKSKVAYISDVPRFPSNTEYVISKSGSGQLDLLIMDCLYKVCYSLASFFFTVVEYFSSSFFVSELSRIRKIQKDNLNPC
- the LOC107920980 gene encoding uncharacterized protein isoform X5, coding for MDSVASKFPYLVWKKLREGQEVRQVAQLDWRIIEDDYDKPFVASGLKFVPLPVMHGEDYICLGFLFGEKSKVAYISDVPRFPSNTEYVISKSGSGQLDLLIMDCLYKVCYSLASFFFTVVEYFSSSFFVSELSRIRKIQKDNLNPC
- the LOC107920980 gene encoding uncharacterized protein isoform X6, translating into MDSVASKFPYLVWKKLREGQEVRQVAQLDWRIIEDDYDKPFVASGLKFVPLPVMHGEDYICLGFLFGEKSKVAYISDVPRFPSNTEYVISKSGSGQLDLLIMDCLYKKGSHNVHLCLPQSM